A genome region from Planifilum fimeticola includes the following:
- a CDS encoding sulfite exporter TauE/SafE family protein has translation MKKLIVFALIGFAAQLVDGSLGMAYGVTSTSLLLLFGIAPAVASASVHMAEVVTTAASGISHLKFGNVDKTVVKKLVIPGSIGAFTGACFLSNLPGDLAKPYIAAFLFVLGIYVLSRFLFGEENRVKSDKKPPSRLLIPLGLVAGFADSTGGGGWGPLSTPILLSRNEMETRKVIGTVDTSEFAIAVSATLGFLISLGPENFHWPWMAALMAGGIIAAPIAAWLVRIIPSRLLGVLVGGLIIVTNAKTLLNSFGWIPVSWHASIYGFLYLVWAGSVALAVRKLIISRKRAFLSQ, from the coding sequence GTGAAAAAATTGATTGTGTTCGCGCTAATCGGATTTGCCGCGCAGTTGGTTGACGGTTCATTGGGAATGGCATACGGCGTGACGTCCACTTCCCTGTTGCTCCTGTTCGGGATCGCGCCGGCGGTGGCTTCCGCTTCGGTCCACATGGCGGAGGTGGTGACGACGGCCGCTTCGGGCATCTCCCATCTGAAATTCGGGAACGTGGACAAAACCGTGGTGAAGAAACTGGTCATCCCCGGTTCGATCGGCGCCTTCACCGGAGCCTGCTTCCTGAGCAACCTCCCGGGAGATCTGGCCAAACCCTACATCGCCGCGTTTCTCTTCGTCCTCGGAATCTACGTGTTGAGCCGGTTCCTCTTCGGCGAGGAAAACCGGGTCAAATCGGACAAAAAACCGCCCTCCCGACTGCTCATCCCCTTGGGATTGGTCGCCGGCTTCGCTGATTCCACCGGCGGCGGAGGGTGGGGGCCCCTGAGCACGCCGATCCTCCTCAGCCGCAATGAAATGGAAACGCGAAAGGTGATCGGCACCGTCGACACCAGTGAATTTGCCATCGCCGTATCCGCCACCCTCGGTTTCCTGATCTCCCTCGGGCCGGAAAATTTCCACTGGCCGTGGATGGCGGCGCTGATGGCCGGCGGGATCATAGCCGCACCCATCGCCGCCTGGCTGGTCCGCATCATCCCCTCCCGCCTGCTGGGCGTCCTGGTCGGGGGACTGATTATCGTCACCAATGCAAAGACCCTGCTGAACAGCTTCGGTTGGATTCCCGTCTCCTGGCATGCGTCGATTTACGGCTTCCTCTACTTGGTTTGGGCGGGAAGCGTGGCGCTGGCCGTGCGGAAATTGATCATCAGCCGCAAAAGGGCCTTTCTGTCCCAATAA
- a CDS encoding VOC family protein: MSDAKPVRLITPHLWFDKEAMEASRFYCSVFPDSKITSTTTLRNTPSGDCDVVSFTIWGHPFQAISAGPFFQFNPSISFIVHFDPSREKNARELIDEVWYKLSEGGTTLMPLDKYPFSERYGWIKDKYGVTWQLILTNPEDKPRPTVMPSLMFTGKNCGKAEEAREFYLSVFRNSKPGALFRYSSHDPDKEGTVMFSGFMLENTWLAAMDSARKHFNFNEAISLIVYCETQEEIDYYWEKLSAVPEAEQCGWLKDRYGVSWQIVPVALDEMMTECTPEQLDRVTRAFLKMKKFHIADLEKALRGE, from the coding sequence ATGAGCGATGCCAAGCCTGTCAGACTCATCACCCCCCACCTGTGGTTCGACAAGGAGGCGATGGAAGCTTCGAGATTCTATTGCTCCGTCTTTCCCGATTCAAAAATCACGAGCACGACGACGTTGCGCAATACGCCCTCAGGAGATTGCGATGTTGTTTCGTTCACCATTTGGGGACATCCGTTTCAGGCCATCTCCGCCGGGCCCTTCTTTCAGTTCAACCCTTCCATTTCGTTCATCGTCCATTTTGATCCGTCCCGGGAAAAAAACGCGAGAGAACTAATAGATGAGGTGTGGTACAAGTTGTCCGAAGGCGGCACCACGCTGATGCCGCTGGATAAGTACCCCTTCAGCGAGCGGTATGGCTGGATCAAGGACAAGTACGGCGTCACATGGCAGCTCATTCTGACGAATCCGGAGGATAAGCCGCGCCCCACGGTTATGCCTTCCCTGATGTTCACGGGCAAAAACTGCGGAAAAGCGGAAGAGGCGCGTGAGTTCTATCTTTCCGTCTTCCGGAATTCCAAACCCGGTGCCCTCTTTCGTTATTCCAGCCACGATCCAGACAAAGAGGGAACCGTGATGTTCTCCGGCTTTATGCTGGAAAACACTTGGCTTGCGGCAATGGACAGCGCGCGGAAACACTTCAATTTCAACGAGGCGATTTCCCTGATCGTCTATTGTGAGACGCAGGAGGAAATCGACTACTACTGGGAAAAACTTTCTGCGGTTCCCGAAGCTGAACAGTGCGGCTGGCTCAAAGACCGATACGGCGTCTCGTGGCAGATCGTCCCCGTCGCACTGGACGAGATGATGACCGAGTGCACGCCGGAACAACTTGATCGCGTCACGCGGGCGTTCCTGAAGATGAAAAAGTTTCACATTGCGGATTTGGAGAAAGCGCTTCGAGGAGAATAA
- the ssuD gene encoding FMNH2-dependent alkanesulfonate monooxygenase: MNIFWFIPTHGDGRYLGTARGGRAVDHAYLKQLAQAVDHLGYAGALLPTGRSCEDAWVVGASLLSVTERMRFLIAVRPGLISPSAAARMAATFDRLSGGRLLINVVTGGDPVELAGDGIHLDHDTRYELTDEFLTVWREEMRGREVTLRGRHLDIRGGKLLFPPVQTPYPPLYFGGSSEAAMKVAAKHVDVYLTWGEPPKQVAQKIQQVRLLAEKQGRTVRFGIRLHVIVRETEREAWDAANRLIRYVDDKVIQASKRALSRSDSVGQRRMSQLSGFKKTDLEVSPNLWAGIGLVRGGAGTALVGDPRTVAERMKEYAALGIDTFILSGYPHLEEAYRVAELLFPELPLQNVPSAPRQQIISPFGEIIANDHFPGEGKGGGADDRPTTAKSG; encoded by the coding sequence ATGAACATCTTTTGGTTTATTCCCACCCACGGGGACGGGCGTTACCTGGGCACCGCTAGGGGAGGACGCGCCGTCGACCATGCGTACCTGAAACAACTCGCACAGGCGGTGGATCACTTGGGATACGCCGGGGCGCTTCTGCCCACGGGGCGTTCCTGCGAAGACGCATGGGTGGTGGGCGCTTCCCTGCTGTCCGTCACCGAGCGCATGCGTTTTCTGATCGCGGTCCGTCCCGGCCTCATCTCCCCCTCCGCGGCGGCGCGCATGGCCGCCACCTTCGACCGTCTCTCCGGCGGACGCCTTTTGATCAATGTGGTGACCGGCGGGGATCCCGTGGAACTGGCCGGGGACGGAATCCACCTGGACCATGACACCCGTTATGAGCTGACCGACGAGTTCCTCACCGTCTGGCGGGAAGAGATGCGGGGAAGAGAAGTGACGCTGAGGGGACGGCATCTGGACATCCGGGGCGGAAAGCTCCTGTTTCCGCCGGTGCAAACCCCCTATCCCCCCCTGTATTTCGGCGGTTCATCCGAGGCGGCCATGAAAGTGGCGGCCAAACATGTGGACGTCTACCTCACTTGGGGGGAACCTCCGAAGCAGGTTGCCCAAAAAATCCAGCAAGTGCGCCTGCTGGCCGAAAAGCAGGGGAGGACGGTACGATTCGGCATCCGGCTGCACGTGATCGTGCGGGAAACGGAACGGGAAGCCTGGGACGCGGCCAACCGCCTGATCCGGTATGTGGACGACAAGGTGATCCAGGCTTCCAAACGGGCCCTCTCCCGATCCGATTCCGTCGGACAGCGGCGCATGTCCCAGCTGAGCGGCTTCAAGAAAACCGATCTGGAGGTGAGCCCCAACCTCTGGGCCGGAATCGGTCTGGTCCGGGGCGGCGCCGGCACCGCCCTCGTCGGCGATCCGCGCACGGTGGCGGAACGGATGAAGGAATACGCCGCACTGGGGATCGACACCTTCATCTTGTCGGGATATCCCCATCTGGAAGAGGCGTACCGGGTGGCCGAACTGCTCTTCCCGGAACTGCCCCTCCAAAACGTCCCTTCCGCCCCGAGACAGCAGATCATCAGCCCTTTCGGTGAAATCATCGCCAATGACCACTTTCCCGGAGAAGGGAAAGGAGGGGGAGCCGATGACCGGCCGACGACTGCGAAAAGCGGTTGA
- a CDS encoding family 10 glycosylhydrolase, translating into MRKWVAGLALMSVLMLAAYPASAAESSQEKEFRAFWVDAFHDGIKTPEQVDKLVADARKANVNALIVQVRRRGDAYFNRALEPRTEDPALQPDFDALQYLIDKAHGGSPRIEVHAWLATLPIWNSATPPKSPDHVFNQHGPSAEGRDYWLMTRVDGAERSGNDYVLDPGHPDAVEYTVEQYLNVVREYDVDGIHLDLVRYMGVDWGYNPTSLERYRAETGAVGTPDPQDERWKQWRREQVTNLMRQVYLRSIAIRPDIKVSAAVIAWGKGPTSEEEYRESAPMQQVMQDWNGWLSEGIIDMAIPMNYDREHVPDQKLWFDQWITWEKDHQYGRHVVIGPAAYLNSISGTLDQIRRAQAPSPSGNRAAGVSLYSYAETNMDGISNDVFYAALSGSNPYGEPVFPEWAEVPDMPWKTVPQKGFLMGKVKGMRGPADGVKVKLRGPKGVLRETRTDGNGFFGFSDLSPGNYVIQVDKRVAAVKVTKVKAGNVAEVNMQLIK; encoded by the coding sequence GTGAGAAAATGGGTTGCGGGGCTTGCCCTGATGTCGGTGCTGATGCTGGCCGCCTATCCGGCTTCGGCGGCGGAATCTTCGCAGGAAAAGGAGTTTCGCGCCTTCTGGGTCGACGCCTTCCATGACGGAATCAAAACCCCCGAACAGGTGGACAAGCTGGTCGCCGATGCCCGGAAGGCCAATGTGAACGCCTTGATCGTCCAGGTCAGGCGGCGCGGGGATGCCTACTTCAACCGGGCGCTTGAGCCCCGTACGGAGGATCCCGCCCTGCAGCCGGACTTTGACGCGCTCCAGTACCTGATCGACAAGGCCCACGGCGGATCACCGCGGATCGAAGTGCATGCCTGGCTGGCCACGCTGCCGATCTGGAACTCGGCGACTCCGCCCAAATCCCCCGACCACGTATTCAATCAGCACGGCCCGTCGGCGGAGGGACGGGACTACTGGCTGATGACCCGGGTGGACGGGGCGGAGCGGAGCGGGAACGACTATGTGCTGGATCCCGGCCATCCGGATGCGGTGGAATATACGGTGGAGCAATACCTCAACGTGGTTCGGGAATACGATGTGGACGGGATCCATCTCGATCTGGTCCGCTACATGGGAGTCGACTGGGGATACAACCCCACCAGTCTTGAGCGGTATCGGGCGGAAACGGGCGCCGTCGGCACCCCCGACCCCCAGGATGAAAGGTGGAAGCAGTGGCGGAGGGAACAGGTGACCAATCTGATGCGGCAAGTCTATCTGCGCTCCATCGCCATCCGGCCGGACATCAAGGTGAGCGCGGCGGTGATCGCCTGGGGGAAGGGGCCGACCAGCGAGGAGGAATACCGGGAGTCGGCGCCGATGCAGCAGGTGATGCAGGATTGGAACGGTTGGCTTTCGGAGGGGATCATCGACATGGCCATCCCGATGAATTATGATCGGGAACACGTGCCCGACCAGAAATTGTGGTTCGACCAGTGGATCACCTGGGAGAAGGATCATCAATACGGGCGGCACGTCGTCATCGGACCGGCGGCGTATCTCAACTCCATTTCCGGCACCCTGGACCAGATCCGGCGGGCCCAGGCGCCTTCCCCGAGCGGGAACCGGGCGGCGGGGGTGAGCCTGTACAGCTATGCGGAGACGAATATGGACGGCATCTCCAACGACGTCTTTTATGCGGCCCTTTCCGGTTCCAATCCCTACGGAGAGCCGGTTTTCCCCGAGTGGGCGGAGGTTCCCGACATGCCCTGGAAAACCGTTCCCCAAAAAGGGTTCTTGATGGGCAAGGTGAAGGGGATGCGCGGCCCCGCGGACGGAGTCAAGGTGAAGCTGAGGGGGCCGAAGGGAGTCCTCCGGGAAACGCGTACGGACGGCAACGGCTTTTTCGGATTTTCGGATCTCTCCCCCGGCAACTATGTCATCCAGGTGGACAAGCGGGTGGCCGCGGTGAAGGTGACCAAAGTGAAAGCCGGAAACGTGGCCGAGGTGAACATGCAACTCATCAAATGA
- the ssuC gene encoding aliphatic sulfonate ABC transporter permease SsuC, whose protein sequence is MTGRRLRKAVEPLIPWSLPVTLVILWQLLGQIGWISSRTLPEPTGVIEAAVRLAASGELFRYIGDSTFRALWGLLIGGSIGLALGFLNGLFPVAERLLDTTVQMLRNIPHLALIPLAILWFGIGEEVKLFLVALGVFFPIYLNTYHGIRSVDPGLIEMAKVYGLRGWTLLRKVILPGALPSVLVGVRYSLGIMWLTLIVAETISSDTGIGYMAMNAREFMQMDVVVLSILLYALLGKLADVLARGLEKRCLRWRAGQ, encoded by the coding sequence ATGACCGGCCGACGACTGCGAAAAGCGGTTGAACCCCTGATCCCCTGGAGCCTCCCCGTCACGTTGGTGATTCTCTGGCAGCTGCTGGGGCAGATCGGCTGGATTTCATCGAGAACACTCCCGGAACCGACCGGCGTGATCGAGGCTGCCGTCCGTCTGGCCGCGTCGGGAGAGCTCTTCCGCTATATCGGGGACAGCACCTTCCGGGCGCTGTGGGGATTGTTGATCGGGGGAAGCATCGGACTTGCGCTGGGATTTCTGAACGGCCTGTTTCCGGTGGCGGAACGACTGCTGGACACCACCGTCCAGATGCTCCGCAACATCCCCCACCTCGCCCTGATCCCCCTGGCCATCCTGTGGTTCGGCATCGGCGAGGAGGTGAAATTGTTCCTGGTCGCACTGGGCGTGTTCTTTCCCATCTATTTGAACACGTATCACGGAATCCGCTCCGTGGATCCCGGGCTGATCGAGATGGCAAAGGTATACGGCCTCCGGGGCTGGACGCTCCTTCGGAAGGTGATCTTGCCAGGGGCGCTGCCCTCCGTCCTGGTCGGGGTGAGATATTCCCTCGGAATCATGTGGTTGACCCTGATCGTGGCGGAAACCATCTCTTCCGACACCGGCATCGGCTATATGGCGATGAACGCCCGGGAGTTCATGCAGATGGATGTGGTGGTCCTGAGCATCCTGTTGTACGCCCTGCTCGGCAAGCTGGCCGATGTGCTGGCCCGAGGGCTGGAAAAGCGGTGCCTGCGCTGGCGGGCAGGCCAATAG
- a CDS encoding RrF2 family transcriptional regulator — MKVSTRGEYALRALILLGQHPNEVIPVADISATTRVPINYLEQILLQLKKLGYVTSKRGIRGGYTLRLPSDQIVIGEVIRRLEGPLAPMGCVSVTAYEPCPLEEGCLLKPLWALIRDTVARLLEQTTLDDLLRGRIQTGKERMDVR; from the coding sequence ATGAAAGTGTCCACCCGGGGTGAATATGCCCTGCGGGCTTTGATCCTGCTGGGACAGCATCCAAATGAAGTGATCCCCGTCGCCGACATCTCCGCGACAACCCGGGTGCCGATCAACTACCTGGAACAGATCCTCTTGCAGCTCAAAAAACTGGGATATGTGACGAGCAAACGGGGAATTCGGGGAGGATACACGTTGCGGCTTCCGTCCGACCAAATCGTGATCGGGGAAGTGATCCGCCGGTTGGAGGGGCCGCTGGCTCCGATGGGGTGTGTCAGCGTGACCGCCTACGAACCCTGTCCCTTGGAGGAGGGTTGTCTCTTGAAGCCGCTGTGGGCCCTGATCCGGGACACGGTGGCCCGCCTGCTGGAGCAAACGACGCTGGACGACCTGCTCCGTGGTCGCATTCAGACCGGAAAGGAGAGGATGGATGTCAGATGA
- a CDS encoding YezD family protein, with protein MNAPSISQSQIRQIIRALEGLEYGTVLITVHNSQIVQIDRTEKHRFPPASSNSAPDRSARKPTK; from the coding sequence ATGAACGCCCCTTCCATCTCCCAGTCGCAAATCCGGCAAATCATCCGCGCACTGGAAGGCCTGGAATACGGTACCGTCCTGATCACCGTCCACAATTCGCAAATCGTACAGATCGACCGGACCGAAAAACATCGCTTCCCCCCGGCATCATCCAACTCCGCGCCGGACCGATCGGCCCGAAAGCCGACTAAATGA
- a CDS encoding M28 family metallopeptidase yields the protein MTMVLFVSALFLGNATVSANASWDQEILSRVDADRAIEHVRVLSEKIGPRVGGLESEKKAAEYIASQLGKLGYAIEKQPFSVPDQYIGYVHSGKEKWQVGASPEGRITGKKPVSGDVIDVGKGLSEEDYAAGAKGKMVLIQYDSANRDEQLKRAVENGAKGVLFYNTVGSRGNYGPAFSPRFEERVDIPVLGISLIHGQRLIERLEKGKVRIKVNTEHHGNLSSLNVIASRPAKTGDPHAPVVMVTVHMDSVVGAPGANDNASGTALAMELARVLRKHGSGVELRFAFFGSEERGLLGSQHYVNQLSDEEADRIIGVFNADMVATSYENVTHLYAMTVDGETNRVADAAVKAGKRLGKPVALGRFGSSDHVPFHQRGIPAALFIWMRVDSWDPLIYDIEKVYHTPMDTIAENISPERMQTALEVIGSAVFEVIRQSVPVREPWRKAG from the coding sequence ATGACAATGGTTCTCTTTGTCTCGGCGCTCTTTTTGGGGAATGCAACCGTCTCGGCGAATGCGTCCTGGGATCAAGAAATTCTCTCCCGGGTGGATGCCGATCGGGCCATCGAGCATGTCCGGGTCCTGTCGGAAAAGATCGGCCCGCGGGTCGGCGGATTGGAGTCGGAAAAAAAGGCGGCCGAGTACATCGCTTCCCAGCTCGGGAAACTGGGATATGCGATCGAGAAGCAGCCGTTCTCCGTTCCCGACCAATATATCGGCTATGTTCATTCGGGAAAGGAGAAGTGGCAGGTGGGCGCCTCGCCCGAAGGGCGGATCACCGGCAAGAAACCGGTTTCCGGCGATGTGATCGATGTCGGGAAGGGCCTTTCCGAGGAGGATTATGCGGCGGGCGCGAAGGGAAAGATGGTCCTGATCCAATACGACAGCGCCAACAGGGATGAGCAACTGAAACGGGCGGTTGAAAACGGGGCCAAAGGGGTGCTGTTTTACAACACCGTCGGCTCCCGGGGAAATTACGGCCCGGCCTTTTCTCCGCGCTTTGAAGAGAGGGTGGACATCCCGGTTCTCGGCATCTCACTGATCCACGGGCAGCGGCTGATCGAGCGGCTGGAAAAGGGCAAAGTGAGAATCAAGGTGAACACGGAACACCACGGCAACTTGTCATCCTTGAACGTCATTGCCAGTCGCCCGGCCAAAACGGGGGATCCCCATGCGCCCGTCGTGATGGTCACCGTCCACATGGACAGTGTGGTGGGAGCGCCCGGAGCCAATGACAACGCTTCGGGAACCGCGCTGGCCATGGAGCTCGCCCGGGTGCTCAGGAAACACGGGTCCGGCGTCGAACTCCGCTTCGCCTTTTTCGGCTCGGAAGAGCGGGGGCTTTTGGGTTCGCAGCATTACGTCAACCAATTGAGCGACGAAGAAGCGGACCGGATCATCGGGGTTTTCAACGCGGACATGGTGGCCACCAGCTATGAAAATGTGACCCACTTGTACGCGATGACCGTGGACGGAGAGACCAACCGCGTCGCTGATGCCGCAGTGAAAGCGGGGAAGCGGCTGGGCAAGCCCGTCGCCCTCGGCCGTTTCGGTTCCAGCGATCACGTCCCCTTCCATCAGCGTGGGATTCCTGCCGCCCTTTTCATCTGGATGCGGGTTGACAGTTGGGATCCTCTCATCTACGACATCGAGAAGGTCTATCACACTCCCATGGACACGATTGCGGAAAACATCAGTCCGGAGCGAATGCAGACGGCTTTGGAGGTGATCGGCTCGGCGGTGTTCGAGGTGATCCGGCAATCGGTACCTGTTCGGGAGCCGTGGCGGAAAGCGGGCTGA
- a CDS encoding ABC transporter ATP-binding protein, whose translation MEQVPGGTRLEITGLQKRFGERPVLNGVDLQVNAGEFVAIVGRSGCGKSTLLRLIAGLETPTVGSIALDGAPVRGLNPAVRVMFQEPRLLPWQKVADNVALGIDGEREKEKRTAEALDQAGLAEFGEEWPAVLSGGQRQRVALARALVSRPRLLLLDEPLGALDALTRIEMQRLIEALWREQGFTALLVTHDVEEAVALADRVVLLEGGKIALDLKVSLPRPRQRSSAKFASLVGRILDRVMQSPVNSRQIL comes from the coding sequence ATGGAACAGGTTCCTGGAGGCACCCGGTTGGAGATCACCGGCCTTCAGAAGCGGTTCGGGGAACGCCCGGTCTTGAATGGAGTCGATCTTCAGGTGAACGCCGGCGAATTCGTGGCCATCGTCGGCCGGTCGGGGTGCGGGAAAAGCACGCTGCTGCGCTTGATCGCCGGACTGGAAACGCCCACGGTGGGAAGTATCGCCCTGGACGGCGCGCCTGTGCGGGGGTTGAACCCCGCAGTCCGGGTGATGTTTCAGGAACCGCGCCTCCTTCCGTGGCAGAAGGTGGCCGACAACGTGGCCCTGGGGATCGACGGCGAGCGGGAAAAGGAAAAACGGACCGCCGAGGCGCTGGATCAAGCCGGACTGGCCGAATTTGGCGAAGAGTGGCCCGCCGTGCTCTCAGGGGGGCAGCGCCAGCGGGTCGCCCTGGCCCGGGCGCTGGTCAGCCGTCCCCGCCTGCTATTGCTGGATGAACCTTTGGGGGCGCTGGATGCGCTGACGCGGATCGAAATGCAGCGGCTGATCGAAGCGTTGTGGAGGGAACAGGGGTTTACCGCCCTATTGGTCACCCATGACGTGGAGGAAGCGGTTGCCCTGGCGGACCGGGTGGTGCTGCTCGAAGGGGGAAAAATCGCGTTGGACCTGAAGGTTTCCCTGCCGCGTCCGAGGCAGCGGAGCAGTGCGAAGTTCGCATCCCTGGTCGGAAGGATCCTGGACCGGGTTATGCAATCGCCGGTAAACAGCCGGCAGATTTTATAG
- the ssuE gene encoding NADPH-dependent FMN reductase: MARIVTISGSPSPSSRTKAVVEYIKGLPAAKGWQTDSIEVRELPPEDLVYARFDSPRVQNTARLLEQAEGVIIATPVYKASYAGLLKAYLDLLPQDVLAGKVVWPIAVGGTLAHLLVIDYALKPVLYALGAQNVLSGIYIHDRWIRRYQEKILLEGEAEERIRTSLERFVRNLTQRE; encoded by the coding sequence ATGGCGCGCATTGTCACGATTTCCGGCAGTCCTTCACCTTCCTCCCGGACAAAGGCCGTGGTGGAATACATCAAAGGCCTGCCCGCCGCAAAGGGCTGGCAGACGGATTCGATCGAAGTCCGCGAATTGCCGCCTGAAGATCTGGTCTATGCCCGCTTCGACAGCCCGCGGGTCCAAAACACGGCTCGCCTTCTGGAACAGGCCGAAGGCGTCATCATCGCCACCCCGGTTTACAAGGCCTCCTATGCGGGATTGCTGAAGGCGTATCTGGATCTGCTTCCCCAAGATGTTTTGGCGGGAAAAGTCGTCTGGCCCATCGCAGTGGGGGGTACCCTGGCCCATCTGCTGGTAATCGATTATGCGCTGAAACCGGTGCTTTACGCCCTCGGCGCTCAGAACGTGTTGAGCGGTATCTATATCCACGATCGCTGGATCCGTCGTTATCAGGAAAAGATTCTGCTGGAGGGCGAGGCGGAAGAGCGCATCCGGACGTCGCTGGAGCGGTTTGTCAGAAACCTGACCCAAAGGGAGTGA
- a CDS encoding sulfonate ABC transporter substrate-binding protein → MSIGRKRLILKARWFSLLLLSAGLALWAAGCGSSATENQEKTLRIGYQKFGTLSILKARGTLEKRLEPRGVRVEWIHFPAGPQLLEAMNVGSIDIGHTGNTPPIFAQAAKTPLLYIASGVPKPENEAIVVPADSPIRSVKDLRGKKVALNKGSNVHYLLLQALDKEGLKYEDIQPVYLPPADARAAFAKKSIDAWVIWDPYYASAERDLGARTITDARGYTTNREFILASETFVQEREEIILIFLEELKKTTDWFNEHPEETSRLLSKQIGMDVKTVEKAITRSKYGLVPMNNAIVEEQQQIADTFFEAGLIPENIRVKQAVWFGEKSSKERKEK, encoded by the coding sequence ATGTCCATAGGTCGAAAGCGGTTGATACTGAAGGCGCGCTGGTTCTCCCTCCTCCTGCTGTCGGCGGGATTGGCGTTGTGGGCCGCAGGCTGCGGCTCATCCGCCACAGAGAATCAGGAAAAGACATTGCGGATCGGCTACCAGAAGTTTGGAACCCTCAGCATCCTGAAGGCCCGCGGAACGTTGGAAAAGCGCCTGGAACCCCGGGGAGTACGGGTGGAATGGATCCATTTTCCCGCCGGCCCGCAGCTTTTGGAGGCGATGAATGTCGGCAGCATCGACATCGGGCACACCGGCAACACGCCGCCGATCTTCGCCCAAGCGGCGAAAACGCCCCTCTTGTATATCGCCTCCGGCGTTCCCAAACCGGAGAACGAAGCGATCGTGGTGCCCGCGGATTCCCCCATCCGAAGCGTAAAGGATCTGCGGGGGAAAAAAGTGGCCCTGAACAAGGGATCCAATGTGCACTATCTTTTGCTGCAAGCGCTGGACAAGGAAGGGTTGAAATACGAAGACATCCAACCCGTCTATCTCCCCCCGGCGGACGCCCGGGCGGCCTTTGCCAAGAAGAGCATCGATGCCTGGGTGATCTGGGATCCCTATTACGCCTCGGCGGAAAGGGATCTGGGAGCCCGCACCATCACCGATGCCCGGGGCTACACGACCAACCGCGAATTTATCCTCGCCTCCGAGACCTTCGTCCAGGAACGCGAGGAGATCATCCTAATATTTCTGGAGGAGTTGAAGAAAACGACGGATTGGTTCAATGAGCACCCCGAAGAAACCTCCCGGCTCCTCTCCAAACAGATCGGAATGGATGTGAAAACGGTAGAGAAAGCCATCACGCGCTCGAAATACGGACTTGTCCCGATGAATAATGCGATCGTCGAGGAGCAGCAGCAGATTGCGGACACCTTTTTCGAGGCGGGCTTGATCCCCGAAAACATTCGGGTAAAGCAGGCGGTCTGGTTTGGTGAAAAATCTTCAAAAGAAAGGAAGGAGAAATGA